The window TTTGGATACAATTAAATGATTATAATAGATATATAATCTATCGTAGCATTAGCTCACTTGAGGATAAGAGAAATTTATAGTCGTTTTGTTATTATTCTAGTATTGCAGTAGTCTTTTAATTGTTTACACAGTTTGAAAATCTTCGAATGACACTAATGATCCTCTTAAGTTGAATTTGAAGATATTTGAATTCAATGTTGATCTGTCACGTGAAGTTGAAGAGATTTGAATTCAATGCATATTGATTGTAGGAGCAACAACTCGATTTGTCGGAGGAACAACAACATGAGGGTTCTAGAAAGAAGGAGATGTGTGACAAAATAAGGGTAATTTTGGATGttgaacatatatattttttgaaaataaattcagTTTTTCATGATATTTGATTGCCCTATAAAGTACATTTGcatactaaaattttatttgaaaacttaaTTTTGAAGAAGCAAACTAGACTTGTGTTGCTAACTGCAAACTTACATTTAAGCTAAATCTATGTTGACAAACTATTTCATTTAGGCTAATTAATTACTCTTTTCCTCCCATATATTTGTGatttattttcctatttaaaTTTGCTCTGTTACTTTGAATGATCGATGCAGTAATAGAAACTGCTCATTgacaatataatattaattaattgatcatCTGCAtggtaattaattaacaaaattgcAAAATAAACCGGATCAAGAGTTTAGAAAGATCAATTATAACTTTAAAACTTTCAATAACttgtattaatttaataatgaagAATCCTATACatgttatgaaaaataatgttatatataacccACAAATTGATACCATTTTCAACAGTTTTAAACTTTGACATAGGGAGTGAAGACTCGATCGATCACCACTCTCCTTTTTTCTCCCTTTATGGTCTCAAAAGCCTCAACCACCCATTGGAATTCCCGTTCATCTTCAATCTCGGCGCTCTCACATCCATAATTCTCCTTTACCTAATATGCACTACAAAACTCACTAGCCTCTTCTTTCTCAACACTTCTTTTTCTAATGGGAAATCTCAGTCAAAGCTTCAAGTGCATGTGCACAATAACACTGTTCattctcttccttctctcttacaccgcttcttcttcttcttcttcacactCCTCCACTCAAGAGATCCAaaatccttcttcttcttcaaccacCAACCCTACCCATTACCACCAACACCAAGTCTTCTACCTCAAGAACAAAGACTCCACAACTTTGAGCAAACAAGAACAACGCttcaagaagagaagaataaagaGAAACACTAGCAAgaacatgatgatgatgaagcatAGAAAGAAGATGGTCAAGAACCTACAACAGACACGAGACTCATCACGAGCTTTCTCCGTTATGCTGCCAAAGGGTTTTGTCCCTCCTTCTGGTTCCTCACCTTGCCACAATGATCAACCCAATTCGGTTTCATCTTTCCACTGCCATCTCAGTACCACCACGGCACAACAACCTTGATGACTTTGCTACATTTAAAGGTTCATAATTTCCCACACATTATTATAACCGTCACTTCTTGATCActatttatatatagatatatatatatatatatatatatatatatatatatatataatattatatcatcatCATACACGTGGGGCATTGAGATTAGAAATTAAGGTGAGGAAAGGGGAAAGGGCTAGCTACAATATATTGATCATTGCTTTTGATCCTtatttcttgcattgtataaCTTTCTCCAAGACTATAATTACTCACTGTTTTCGTTTTTTCTTGCCTTATGTTGATGTTGTCATATATAAAAGACAATAAACATTCACAAAATGTATAGTATAATAAATCAGTGAAGCTTAGCTTTTAGTTCTCTTAATTTTCTGGTGACCATCTTTTTCATTGCTACAGTATGTAATAGCGATTGTTTTACAGTATATTTTCCCTTTCTTGGTTTTGGcttgtttttctagtttaatttctatagaGTACTGTAAAAATTGAACCAGCAAAGATTCATATATAAAGTAGGtattactttaaatataattactgtaaaagtgaaattattattattcatatgaTTATTGTGATAGTAGTCTGATCGTTACAATATATTTTCCGTTTATgttgattagttttttttagtttaatttctacGGTGTAAACCTTTaagtaatcaataaaaaattatgataagtataatttttaagataactattataatttgaaaaaataaaattataaaaatcaattaagcATAGTTACTTTTAACAGTAATTTCATCGTTACataatatttttcctttcttcgtTTCAgttagttttcttattttgagcTTAATTTTTGTATAGTGCAAAAGTTCAATCAATAagaaattatcataaaagtgAATAACTTATCACTTATGATAAGTTCAACAAATTGTGATTAAACCTCTTTATATAGTCTCTTCTCACTTTAGTATATGAATAATGAATAGAgactattttttctcttctctctttttccttagATTTGTGCAATTGAAATAACCTCTAAGCCGTGCGGGCTCATCAATCAGAGTTATAGACAGAGATGTCTGTGATTATTGAAGTATATATGTTGCTTTCTTCCAATAAATGAATTTTGGGGAGAGACAGGGAATGAGAGAAAGGCATGTGAATTTGCATC of the Glycine max cultivar Williams 82 chromosome 13, Glycine_max_v4.0, whole genome shotgun sequence genome contains:
- the LOC102664871 gene encoding uncharacterized protein encodes the protein MGNLSQSFKCMCTITLFILFLLSYTASSSSSSHSSTQEIQNPSSSSTTNPTHYHQHQVFYLKNKDSTTLSKQEQRFKKRRIKRNTSKNMMMMKHRKKMVKNLQQTRDSSRAFSVMLPKGFVPPSGSSPCHNDQPNSVSSFHCHLSTTTAQQP